The proteins below come from a single Chryseobacterium capnotolerans genomic window:
- a CDS encoding GNAT family N-acetyltransferase: MKNTRKAIVADLPQLAELFDQYRIFYHKSSDIPAASDFLRERIENKDSEIFVAEENGILTGFVQLYPIFSSTRMQRYWLLNDLYVNAHHRGKGYSKELIEKAKELCKASNACGILLETGKGNDVGNQLYPVCGFERYDSVNFYEWTNK, translated from the coding sequence ATGAAAAATACAAGAAAAGCAATCGTTGCAGATTTACCTCAACTGGCTGAATTGTTCGATCAATACAGAATATTCTATCATAAGTCATCCGATATTCCTGCCGCTTCAGATTTTCTCCGGGAAAGAATTGAAAATAAAGACTCTGAAATTTTTGTAGCAGAAGAAAATGGTATCCTAACTGGTTTTGTACAATTATACCCTATATTTTCTTCCACAAGAATGCAGCGCTATTGGCTGCTGAATGATCTGTATGTCAATGCTCACCACAGAGGAAAAGGCTACTCCAAAGAACTTATTGAAAAAGCAAAAGAATTATGCAAAGCTTCCAACGCCTGCGGGATCCTGCTTGAAACAGGAAAAGGCAATGATGTAGGTAACCAATTGTATCCTGTCTGTGGTTTTGAACGCTATGATTCTGTGAACTTTTACGAGTGGACAAATAAATAA
- a CDS encoding DinB family protein — MTDFQKYIQRYLDQIPSGDWLAELKISEEKTVGIYSNLTEEQSKFAYAEGKWTLKGLLLHLSDTERVFQYRILAFARGDKNNLPGFDENEYAEQSFANERSTESLLEEYKLVRKSSQILLETMNPAALQNIGTANGHEISVETIGKLIIGHNYHHLNIIEERYLPKLGWM; from the coding sequence ATGACAGATTTTCAAAAATACATTCAAAGATATTTAGACCAGATCCCATCGGGAGATTGGCTGGCTGAATTAAAAATATCAGAAGAGAAAACAGTAGGAATTTACTCTAATCTTACTGAAGAACAATCAAAATTTGCATACGCTGAAGGTAAATGGACCTTAAAAGGATTGCTCCTTCACTTATCTGATACAGAAAGAGTTTTTCAATACAGAATCTTAGCTTTTGCAAGAGGTGATAAAAACAATCTTCCAGGATTTGATGAAAATGAATATGCAGAGCAGTCTTTTGCCAATGAAAGATCCACAGAATCTTTACTAGAAGAATATAAATTGGTAAGAAAGTCGTCTCAGATTCTACTAGAAACAATGAATCCGGCAGCTCTACAAAATATCGGTACAGCTAACGGTCATGAAATCTCAGTGGAAACCATAGGAAAATTGATTATCGGACATAATTACCACCACCTGAATATTATTGAGGAAAGATATTTGCCGAAATTGGGATGGATGTAA